A genomic region of Candidatus Poribacteria bacterium contains the following coding sequences:
- the metK gene encoding methionine adenosyltransferase, with product MAQNYVFTSESVTEGHPDKLADQISDAVLDAVMKEDPNGRVACETLVTTGLALITGEITTSANFIDIPTLVRQTIQQVGYVRATYGFDYEHCALLTAIDEQSADIAMGVDRLGAGDQGMMFGYACRETPELMPMPIILAHRLTHRLAQARKAGILDFLRPDGKSQVTVEYADGQPVAVDTVVISTQHDPEVTNEELKEAVIEEIIKPIIPEELRQKQSDITYHVNPTGRFVVGGPQGDCGLTGRKIIADTYGGMGRHGGGAFSGKDPTKVDRSAAYAARHVAKNIVAAGLAERCEVQLSYAIGVVEPISIMLDTFGTGTVPDEKLTRLVTKHFDLTPAGIIERLELRRPIYSATAAYGHFGREEPGFTWELTDYADLLKSEAGV from the coding sequence TTGGCTCAAAACTATGTATTTACATCTGAATCTGTAACTGAAGGACACCCCGATAAACTAGCAGATCAGATTTCTGATGCCGTGCTTGACGCGGTTATGAAAGAAGACCCGAATGGGCGTGTCGCCTGCGAGACGCTGGTAACCACGGGACTCGCTTTAATCACTGGTGAGATCACAACCTCTGCAAATTTCATTGATATTCCCACATTGGTTCGACAAACTATCCAGCAGGTTGGCTACGTTAGGGCAACTTATGGATTTGACTACGAACACTGTGCACTGTTGACTGCAATTGATGAGCAATCAGCCGATATTGCGATGGGGGTGGATCGGCTCGGTGCCGGTGATCAGGGGATGATGTTCGGGTATGCCTGCCGGGAGACGCCGGAGCTGATGCCGATGCCGATTATATTGGCACACAGGCTGACGCACCGGCTTGCACAGGCACGGAAAGCGGGTATATTGGACTTCCTAAGACCGGATGGCAAGTCGCAGGTAACTGTTGAATATGCTGACGGACAACCTGTAGCCGTTGATACCGTTGTGATTTCGACGCAACATGATCCGGAAGTTACGAATGAAGAGTTAAAAGAAGCGGTCATCGAAGAAATTATCAAACCTATCATTCCTGAGGAACTGCGTCAAAAGCAATCCGACATCACCTATCATGTCAACCCAACGGGGCGTTTTGTTGTCGGCGGACCGCAAGGCGATTGTGGATTAACGGGTCGAAAGATTATCGCTGATACTTATGGAGGGATGGGACGGCACGGTGGCGGGGCATTTTCTGGCAAAGATCCGACGAAGGTGGATCGGAGCGCTGCGTATGCAGCGAGGCATGTCGCGAAAAATATTGTTGCCGCCGGATTGGCGGAGCGGTGTGAAGTCCAACTCTCTTATGCCATCGGTGTCGTTGAACCGATCTCGATTATGCTTGATACTTTTGGCACGGGCACAGTCCCCGATGAGAAACTAACGCGGCTTGTGACGAAGCATTTCGATCTGACACCAGCCGGGATTATCGAACGTCTTGAACTCCGGAGACCGATTTACTCAGCGACCGCGGCTTATGGGCATTTCGGACGTGAAGAGCCGGGCTTCACATGGGAATTGACGGACTATGCAGACTTGTTGAAGTCAGAGGCAGGTGTGTAG
- a CDS encoding adenosylhomocysteinase: MNHDIKDQELADDGKRRIDWADRFMPVLRLIRQRFEQERPLEGMRISACLHVTTETANLVRALKAGGAEVVLCASNPLSTQDDVAASLVAHDGIPIFAIKGEDTETYYQHIDEAVNFKPAITMDDGADLVSRLHAEDANPSYVENVLAGTEETTTGVIRLRSMASEGVLRYPIIAVNDAKTKHFFDNRYGTGQSTLDGIIRATNLLIAGTTVAVAGYGWCGRGFADRARGLGANVIVTEVDPLNALEAVMDGFRVLPMIRAVAEADLVVTLTGNIHVLRREHFEAMKDGAIICNSGHFNVEINIPDLKDLSTEVRTTRELVEEYSLKDGRKLYLLGEGRLINLASAEGHPASVMDMSFANQALSAEYVVKNHEQLENQVYDVPEELDASIASLKLQALGVAIDGLTDEQETYLNSWTMGT; the protein is encoded by the coding sequence ATGAATCACGATATCAAAGACCAAGAACTCGCAGACGATGGAAAGCGGCGGATTGACTGGGCAGATCGTTTCATGCCTGTGCTGCGTCTGATTCGCCAACGATTTGAACAAGAACGTCCACTTGAAGGTATGCGGATTTCTGCATGTTTGCATGTTACGACGGAAACGGCGAACTTAGTCCGAGCACTGAAAGCGGGTGGTGCCGAAGTCGTCCTGTGCGCCTCTAACCCGCTGAGTACGCAGGACGATGTTGCCGCGTCGCTTGTGGCGCATGATGGCATCCCTATTTTTGCAATCAAAGGGGAGGATACTGAGACCTATTACCAACATATTGATGAAGCGGTCAACTTCAAACCGGCGATTACCATGGATGATGGTGCGGATTTGGTTTCTCGACTGCACGCTGAAGATGCCAATCCTTCTTACGTGGAAAATGTGCTCGCCGGAACGGAGGAGACGACCACGGGGGTTATTCGTCTCAGGAGCATGGCGTCTGAAGGCGTCCTGCGGTATCCAATCATTGCTGTAAACGATGCGAAAACCAAGCATTTCTTTGATAATCGCTACGGGACTGGCCAAAGCACACTGGACGGTATCATTCGTGCGACCAATCTGCTTATTGCCGGTACTACTGTTGCTGTCGCAGGCTACGGCTGGTGCGGACGCGGTTTTGCGGATCGGGCACGGGGATTAGGAGCAAATGTCATCGTTACGGAGGTTGATCCGTTAAACGCATTGGAAGCAGTGATGGACGGTTTCCGTGTCTTGCCAATGATCCGAGCTGTCGCTGAAGCTGATCTTGTTGTTACGCTGACGGGCAATATTCATGTCTTGCGGCGCGAGCATTTTGAAGCGATGAAGGATGGCGCGATTATCTGTAATTCCGGGCATTTCAATGTGGAAATTAACATCCCTGATCTCAAGGATCTGAGCACTGAGGTGAGAACCACACGGGAATTAGTCGAGGAATATTCCCTCAAGGATGGGCGTAAGCTATATCTGCTGGGTGAAGGAAGACTTATCAATCTTGCTTCGGCGGAGGGACACCCTGCTAGCGTTATGGATATGAGTTTTGCGAATCAGGCGTTGTCTGCGGAGTATGTTGTTAAGAACCATGAGCAGTTAGAAAACCAGGTTTATGACGTGCCGGAGGAGCTAGACGCTTCTATTGCAAGTCTGAAGCTACAAGCCCTCGGTGTTGCAATTGATGGTTTGACTGACGAGCAGGAAACCTATCTCAATTCTTGGACGATGGGAACGTAG
- the thiS gene encoding sulfur carrier protein ThiS gives MNIKVNGETKDVSTGLTLHQLLLHLEIEPSRPGIAVAIDREVILRTQWEATEIQPDSEIEIIRAAQGG, from the coding sequence ATGAACATAAAAGTAAACGGCGAAACCAAGGACGTTTCAACGGGATTAACCCTCCATCAGCTGCTTCTTCACCTAGAAATAGAACCCTCCCGACCGGGCATTGCTGTTGCAATCGATCGAGAAGTGATCCTTAGAACACAGTGGGAGGCAACAGAAATTCAACCGGACAGCGAAATCGAGATTATTCGGGCAGCGCAGGGCGGATAG